Part of the Sphingobium lignivorans genome is shown below.
TGACGGAGCATTCCTCAGCATGATTTCCCGGATTACGCCTGTGCTCGGCCGTCTCGCCGGCTGGATCGTCGCCATCGCCGTCGTCGCCGGCCTGCAGCTTGTCGCGCCGCAGGCCCATGCCGAGCGCATCAAGGATTTGGGGGCCTTCGAGGGCCTGCGGTCCAACCAGCTCGTCGGCTATGGCGTCGTCGTCGGCCTTGCCGGCACGGGCGACGACAGCCTCGATTATGCCACGCAGGGCATAAAGGGGGTGATCTCGCGGTTCGGTCTCACCTTGCCGCCGGGGATCAATCCCGCGCTCAAGAACGCCGCCGCCGTGATGGTGACGGCCGAGCTTCCCGCCTTCGCGAAGCCCGGCCAGCGGCTGGACGTCACCGTCTCCGCACTCGGCAAGGCGAAGTCGCTTCGCGGCGGCACGCTGGTGCTGACCCCGCTGCGCGGTGCCGACGGCGAGATCTATGGCATGGCACAGGGCAATCTGGCCGTTGGCGGCCTCGGCGTTTCCGGCGCGGATGGCTCGCAGCTTTCGGTCAACGTGCCGTCCGCCGGCCGCATTCCGAGCGGGGCCTCGGTGGAGCGCGCCGTCGAAACGGGCTTCGATACCAGTCCGGCCCTGACCTTCAATCTGGCCGACGCCGACCTCACCACGGCGCTGCGGGTGGCAGACGCGATCAACCTCGCCTTCGGCGACCAGCGCGCCAAGGCGCTCGACGGCGTGTCGATCGCCGTGGCTGCGCCGCAGGGCGCCGAAAGCCGCATCATGATGATGGGCCTCATCGAGAATATCGAGGTTCGGCCCGCCGATCCGCCGGCCCGCGTGATCGTCAATGCCCGTTCGGGCACGGTCGTGATCAACGGCAGCGTGCGGATCAGCCCCGCCGCCGTCAGCCACGGCAAGCTCACCGTTTCGGTCAACGAAGCGCCGCGCGTCGTGCAGCCGGCACCCTTCTCGCGAGGGGAGACCGCGGTCGAGCAATCCAGCGCGATCAGCGCGGCGGAAGAGCGCAATCCCATGTTCCTTTTTAAAGGTGGCGCCTCTCTGGCCGATATTGTGAAGGCGGTGAACGCAGTCGGCGCTTCACCTTCGGACCTGGTGGAAATTCTCGGTGCCCTCAAACAGGCCGGGGCAATGAAGGCGGAGCTGGAAGTGATATGACGCAGATTGCCGCCCTTTCCGCCGCCAGCCGGCCGACCGCCGCCGCGCCGGCGAGCAGTGAACGCGAGCAACTCGCACAGGCCGCCCGCGCGTTCGAGGCGGTCTTCATGCGGCAGCTTCTGGGGACCATGCGCTCCGCCAGCCTGGGCGAGGACGTCGCCGGGAGCGCGGCGGTCGACCAGTTCCGGGAGCTTGCCGACGCCAGACTGTCCGACAGCATGTCCCAGCAGGGTAATCTCGGCATTGCCGAGCTCATCCTCCAGCAACTGGACAGGAAGCCATGACGGTCAGCGATCTTTTCCAGATCGGCGTGTCCGGCGCGCGCTCCTATCAGGCGGCGATGGGCGCGGTGTCCAACAACATCGCCAATACCGACACGCCCGGCTACAGCCGCCGCACGATCGAGGTCAAGGAATCGCCATCCGGCGCGGGGACGACCATCTGGTATCGGTCCGGCATCGCTTATGGCGGCGCCATGATCGGACAGGTGCTGCGGGCCAGCGATCCCTATCTGGATTCCGCCGCACGCCACACCGGCAACGCGCTGGGCAGCGTGGACCAGCGCGCGCGCTGGATGAACGACATCCAGACCGCGCTCAACGACGGAACGCTCGGCGTGGGCCAGCGCATGACGGCGATGTTCTCGGCCGTCGAGCGGCTGGCGTCGAACCCCACCGACACGACGCTGCGCGCCGACGTGCTCTTCTCCTTCGAGCAGATCAACACGGCCTTCAAGCAGAGCCATGGCGATCTGGTCGCGATCCGCGATTCGATCGGACAAGCCGCGACGAGCGACGTCGCCGCGCTCAACGATGCGCTCCAGCAGCTCGCCACGGCCAATGAAGGCCTGCGGCGATCGCAGGAAGGGACATCCGCGCATGTGAGCCTGCTCGATTCGCGCGATCAGGCGCTCTTCGAGATCACGAAGCGGCTGAACGTGACGATCGAATTCGGCGCCAATGACGTCGCCAACGTCAAATATGGCTCGGAGACGCTCGTCGAGAATGTCAGCGCCACGCAGATCTTCGTTACCCAGGATGCGGACGGGCTGCTGCATTTCCAGGCCGGGGATGCCGGTCCGACCGGCACCCCGATCGCAGACCCGGCCGGCGGCTCGCTGGGCGGGCTCACCAGCAGCGCGAAGATCACCAAGGAGCGGATTGAGGCGGTCAACGATCTCGCCGCCGAATATGTCGAGGTCATCAACGACTGGCACATGCAGGGCCAGACCGCTGACGGAACGCCCGGTGCCGCGATGCTCTCGATCGGTGCCGATGCGGCCTCGCTCCAGGTCCTGATCACCGATCCGGCCGGAGTCGCCGGCGCTTCCGCACCGGGCGCGATCAACGGCAATCTGCTCGCGATCACGGCCATCCGGGGCTCGGGCTCGGTCGAGGACAAGTGGCTTTCGCTCATCTCGACACATGGCAATCTGGTCAGCGCCACCTTCGCCGAGCAGACGGCGGCATCCAATCGCGACCAGATGGCGCAGGCCGCGCGCGCCGACGTGAGCGGGGTCAATCTCGATCGGGAAGCGGCCGATCTCCTCCGGCTGCAACAGGCCTATCAGGCCTGCGCCCGCGTCATTCAGGTGGCGCGGGAGATCACTGACTCCCTCTTCGCAATCTTCTGATCCCCCGTCGAAAAAGGCGTGCCCCCATGGTCTTCATCACGACACAGTCCATCAATGCCGAGATCCTGCGTCAGCAGAGGATGGCCAAGGAAATCGCCAACGAGCAGGCCAAGGTTTCGAGCGGCCAGAAGATCAACCAGCCTTCCGACAATCCGCAGGACTGGGTGCAGATCTCGCTGGTGGGCCGCCAGCAGTCCATCAATCAGGCATGGCAGAGCAACCTGACCTTCGCGGAATCCCGCGCGACCAAGGCCAGCACCAATCTGAACGACATCAACAACCTGATGACCCGCGTGACCGACCTGCTGGTGACCTCTACCTCGACCGGGGATGGTTCGCCCGGGCGAGAGGCCGTTGCGCAGGAGCTGGAGGGGATCCGGGCCACGATCAACGAACTGCTCAACCAGAAGGATTATCAGGGGCAGCCGGTGTTCGACGAGACGACGACGGTGAACGTCCCCGTCGGCATGGGAATCTCGGTGGAATCGGTCCCGACGCGCCAGAGCATCGCGGAGAACGCGGTGGGCACCAAATCCCTCGAGGATGTGCTCGCCGATGCCATTGCCGCCGTGAAGACGGGCACGGCGGACGACCGGTCCGCGGCGCTGAACGATGCGCGCACCGCGCTCGACCATGTCATCGTCGCCCAGTCCCTGCAGGGCGTCCGTTCGCAGCGCCTCGAGAATATCGGCGATCGCCTTTCGAGCCAGTCGCTCGCGCTCACCGAGCGGCGCTCGGGCCTGGCCGACACCGACCTGACCGAGACGATCACGACGCTTCAGAACAAGCTCATCACGCTTGAGGCGGCGCAGGCGGCGTTCGCGCGGATCAACCGCCAGTCGCTGTTCGACCTTATCTCCTGACGAGCCGGCCCGGCGCGCGCGGCGGTCGCTGCCCGGGCACTTCTTTCACGGACTTAAGCCGGCGCTAACTCTGAGGCTAAACCCTGTTTCAGTGGAGCCGTTCTAAGCAGTGAATATGTGAGCGGCAGCCATCCGCCGCTCGCCAATCACAAAGCGCGCGGGGATCAGAATGTTCGCAGGTGTCGGTCTCGTTGTTCTCCTGGTCATGGTGTTCGGTGGCTTCATGCTCACCGGCGGCAATATCGGACCGGTGCTGCATGCACTCCCGCATGAAATGCTCATCATCGGCGGCGCCGCGGTCGGCGCGCTTATCATCGGCAACTCCGGCGCGGACCTCAAAGCGCTGCTCGGCGGGCTGATGAAGGTCTTCAAGGGCCCGAAATACAAGAAGCAGGACTATCTCGACTGCATCTTCCTCGTCAGCAAGCTGATGAAGACCCTGCGGGTGGAGGGGCCGGTGGCGCTCGAGCCGCACATCGAGGACCCCAAGAACTCCGCCATTTTCGCCGAATATCCCCGCCTGCTGACGGATTCCGCGCTGATCCACCTGATCTGCGACACGCTGCGTCTGGTCGTGGTGTCCTCAGGCACGCTCGATCCCCATGCGGTCGAGGACGTGATGGACAATGCGCTCAAGACCCACCATCACGAAGCGATCCGGCCCGCCGACAATCTGCAGGGCCTTGCCGACGCGCTGCCGGCGCTGGGCATCGTCGCGGCCGTGCTCGGCGTGGTCAAGACGATGGGCTCGATCGACAAGCCGCCGGAAATCCTGGGCGCGATGATCGGCTCGGCGCTCGTCGGTACCTTCCTGGGCGTGCTGCTCGCCTATGGCATGGTCGGCCCCTTCGCGAGCCGTTGCCGCCAGGTGATCGAGGCCGACGCGTCGATCTACCAGGTGGTCAAGCAGATCATCATCGCCTCGCTCCACGGCCACCCGCAGCCGCTCGTCATCGAGGCTGCGCGCTCGAACCTCAGCCATGCGAACCAGCCGGCCTTCGCCGAAGTGTTCGACGGCATGCGCGGCCGCTAAGCGCCGGAGAGGACAGACATGGCCCAGCCCGCCAAGAAGCCCGCGAACGAGCCTGAACCCAGGCCCATCATCGTCAAGAAGATCATCGCCGATGGCCATGGCGGGCATCATGGCGGCGCGTGGAAAGTCGCCTATGCCGACTTCGTGACGGCGATGATGGCCTTCTTCCTGCTGATGTGGCTGCTCGGCGCGACCACCGAGAAGCAGCGCAAGGGGCTGGCCGATTATTTCACGCCCACGCTCGTCCAGATGAAGATGGACAGCACCGGCTCCAACGGCCTGTTCGGGGGCGACAGCCTCGTGGCCAAGGAGAACCATCCCACCACGGGCGGGCAGGGCAATCTGGCGATCACCATCCCGCGCGACGCGACCGGCGTGCGCGACGTGGGCGGCGACGACCTCAAGGACCGCGACCGGCAGAAGTTCGAGCAGCTCAAGCGGGTGATCGAGAAGAAGATCGCGGAAGCAAAAGCGCTCCAGCACCTCAAGCGGCACGTCAAGTTCACCGAGACCCGGGAAGGGCTGCGGATCGACCTAATCGACGAGGCCGATTTCGCGATGTTCGCCATGGGTACCGACAAGCTGGTCCCTCAGGCGCGCGAGCTGCTCGCGCAGGTGGCCCGTGTCGTGGCGGGCGTGCCTAACGGCGTCATCGTGCGCGGCCATACCGACAGCCTGCCTTATGCATCGGGCCGGAACATGAACAACTGGCTGCTCTCATCCTCGCGGGCCGAGGCGACCAGAGCCGTGCTGGCGCAGAACGGCATCGACAACGATCGCTTCCAGCGCATCGAGGGCGTCGCCGACCGGGAGCCCTTCGTGTCCGACGACCGCTATGATCCGCGCAACCGGCGGATGTCGGTGGTCCTGGCATGGAGCCAGAGCGATTCCGGCAGGAAAGCGGCGGCGGCTGCGCAGGGCGACTATCCCGTGGACCCGGTGCAGGCGCAGCGTCGGGGCCTGTTGCGGGACGACCGGGTGGCGCGCGCCGAGGCGGAAGTGCGCGGGATGGACCTGGGTGGCACGGCCCTGCCGAAGGGCGCGCTGGTCATGAACGAGGAGGCCCTGCCCAAGCGCAGCGCCACGACCCCGCCCGGCATGAGTGACGTGACCGCCCGACAGAAGGCGGCCTCGGGAGGTTCGGCGGAATGATCGCCGGCGCCTGAAACGCCGCGCTTCATCGCGGCGAGGCGGGAAATGCTCAGCGGGTCAGCGGCAGGATCAGTTCCGCGCGCAGCCCGCCTTCCGGACGGTTCGTCAGGTTCAGGCGACCTCCTTCGGCGGACGCGACCGCGCGGACGATCGCGAGGCCAAGACCGGTGCCTCCGGTGTCCCGGCTGCGCGACTCCTCCATGCGCGTGAAGGGCTGCAGCATTTCCTGGATCCGCTCCTCGGGGATGCCCGGTCCTTCGTCCGTGACGGCGAGCACGGCCCGGCCGCGCTCGACATGCACGGAGACATGGGCGCGCCCGCCATATTTGACGGCATTCTCGATGAGGTTGGTCAGGGCGCGGCGGATCGCGCGCGGATGGACCGTGGCGACGGCGCGCAACATCTCCCCACGCGTGACAGGCGCGCCGGTATCCTCGAAATCATCAAGCGCGGCATCCGCCAGTGCGGCCAGATCGACGCGCTGAGGCGGCTCCCGATCCCGGCCGACCCGTGCCAGCGACAGGATGTCATCCAGCATCTTCTGCATTTCCTCGATGGTCGCGACCATGCGGTCGCGGTCCGGCCCCTCGGCCGCCGTCTCCACCCGCACGCGCAGGGCTGTGAGCGGCGTGCGCAGATCATGGCCGATCGCGCCCAGCATGTGATCCTTCTCCTCCAGCATGGAGCGGATGCGATCCTGCATCGCGTTGAAGGAGGCCGCGAGGCCACGGACATCGTCCGGACCGATTTCCGGGACCGGCGGCGCTCCTTCCGGCGTGCCCACCCGCGCCGTCGCCGAGGTGAGCGCCCGCAGCGGCGCGGCCAGCCTGCGCGTGAACCACACCAGCGGAATGAGGACGATGCCGTAGACGAAGAGCGTCTGCACGACGATCCGCTGAAGGATCGGCTGATCGATGGGCGCCGCGCGCGTGAAGACGGTGACCCAGCGATTGGGCTGGAGCTGGACGCTGAGCTGCACCTGCAGCCGGGCACGGCCGCCGCGCCGGTCTCCCGGCAGGATCTCGGCGAGGCGATTGCGCCGCCGCGGTTCATCAATGGCGGCGCGCACTTCCAGCGGCGCGAGGCCGGCGGAGCGGAACAGCTCGGAGGCGCGCTGCGCGACTTCGGGGGCATCCTCCCCCCGGCGCGGCGGCGGCTGGGCGCTGAGCAGCAGGCCGCGCGCGGCGCGAATGCGCTGCCAGGGCTCGGTCCGCTCGCTCGAATCCAGTGCTTCCAGAATGCGGATGACCCCGGGGGCCGCAGCAACCGTGATCCACTGATTGCGCTGGGTCGCGTAATAAATGAGGAAGCCGATGAGCTGCACCATGAACAGCGACGCGGCGACCACCAGGATCGTCTGGCCCGCGAGCGTGCGTGGTCGAAACCAGCCCAGGGAAAGGCGCTGTCTCCAGCTCATTCGCGGATCACGTCCGCGCTGAACATATATCCGCCGCCCCACACCGTCTTGATGAGCACGGGAGAGCGGGCGTCATCCTCCAGTTTCCGGCGCAGGCGGCTGATCTGGTTGTCGATCGAGCGATCGAAGGCATGGGCTTCGCGGCCCTGCGTGAGATCGAGGAGCTGGTCGCGGCTCAGCACTTGCCGGGGATGCGTGACGAAGGCGTGCAGCAACCGGAAATCGGCGGTGCTGAGCGGAATGACGACCTCGTCCGGTCCGGTCAGCGTCCAGTCGTCCGCTCGCAGGGTCCAGCCCTCGAAGCGATAGAGCGCGGCGCTGTTCTGGCTCTCCCGCGCGCTGGCGCCGGCGCCGGCGGCCCGGCGCAGGATCGTCTTGATGCGGGCCACCAGCTCGCGAGGCGAGAAGGGCTTGAGCACATAGTCGTCCGCGCCCATTTCCAGCCCGACGATGCGATCCGTCTCCTCGGTTCGCGCGGTTAGCAGGATGACCGGCAATTCGCCCTGCTCGCGGATGGACCGGCACAGGCTGAGGCCATCCTCGCCCGGCATCATGATGTCCAGCACGACAAGCTCGATGGCGCTGCTCGCGAGGATCCGGCGCGCCTCGGCGGCGTTCGGTGCTTCCGAAACCCGAAAGCCCGCGCGCTGGAGATAGGCGCCCAGCGGTTCGCGAATGGCGGCTTCGTCATCGACGAGAAGGAGATGGGGGCGGGGAGACATGACGGACGGTCCTGCGCAATGGATCGATCGGCTTGTGCCGCGATTGCGGAGCGGCGTCCATCCCGCAACGCGCGGCGGGAACAACGGAGGACGGCGGGGAAGCCGAGGGCTTCCCCGCCGTGAGTGCGGCCGGCTCGGTGAAAAAGTGGGACTTCGCCGGGCCGGTCGCGCGCCTCATTGTCCCGGGGGCGGGGACATGGGCTTCCGGGCCGCCGTGGGGCGGTCGCGCATTGCCTCGCGGGCGGCTTTGTGCTCGGCAGGAGAAATCTTGCCGTCGCGATCCGTGTCGACGCGGTCGAACATGCCGAGCCCCAGTTCCACGAACTGGCTCCGGGTGAGCGACTTGTCTTTATAGGCGGCCAGTTGGTGGTGCATGGGCATGCCGGACATCGCGCCCGGATGGCGGCGCATCTTCCCGGCCTCGCCGGGGTCCTTGCGGTGCTGGCCCTTGGCAGCAGCGAACTCGTCCTTGCTGATGCTGCCATTCTTGTCCGCATCGAGGCGAGCGAACATGTGGGCGCGCATCGTCTCGCGCATCTGGGTGCGGCCGGCCTTGCGTTCCTCCGGCGTCACGGTGCCGTCCTTGTTGAGGTCGAGCGCGTCGAAATGCTTTTCGAGCCGGGCCTGAACTTGGCTGCGATCCATGGGCGCGTGGCGGGCGCCGGCACGATCGCCGGGTGGCTGGGCATTGGCGGCCGCGCCGAGGGAGAGCAGGCCGGCGCCGATGAGAAGAAGAGTGGGACGAAGAGACATGGCTGTTTCCTGACTTGGTGGCGCCGTGGGAGCGAGCGCCTTCCCCTGCCTTGTAGGTGGAGGATGTCAGGAGATTTTGTCGCAATCGCGCGACTTTGTATCAAATTGTCGGTTGGCCTTAGCTATGTGTCCGCTCCTCGAGCGTGCGGTGTGCATGGCCATGATGCGAAGGGCATTGACCCGAAGCGCCGCGCTGTGGCAAGCGGCCGCTCTCGGCGCGGGTATAGCTCAATGGTAGAGCACTAGCCTTCCAACCTGCTGAGTTTCGCAGTTTTCCGCGCTTTTCGCTGTAAACTGGCGAGGAAATCACCCCATTTATATCAATAGCTTATGCCGCCGCTGTAAACCGCGCTGCCCGCCTTATGGTGCGCGCGGGGATGGCTCGGCTGCGCGCAGGTTGGACGATGAACAGGCCTTATTCGGAAAATGCGCTTCCCCGTCTCTGAGTTGTGGGGAGGGCGCGGGAAAAATCTTACCTGCCTTACAACGGCAGAAAACAGCCAAATTTTGCCTTACATTTTTCTTACCAAAATCTCACATGGTAAGGTCCATCTAGTCTTACTTTCCAATGAAAAATTATCGTTCAAAAACAAAGAAGTAAGGAAATCCCATCGGAAATGTAAGATGAGGTAAGGAGCCCGATCTTACATTTTTATCCATATAGTTCATGATGTTAGTTTACCTTTGGCCGATGCGTAAGGCAGGTAAGATTTTTCCCGCGCCGTCCCCGTCGCTCTGATCCGATCATTTCGAAGCGGAGCGGAGCACGATCGCATCGACCGCGCCGCCTTCTGCGTCTGTCGTGGCGGTCAACTTTGGTGCTCCGCTTACCGCATTTCTCAGGTGCGTCGGGCATCGGCAGTTGCGTCTATTCCGGTAGGAAAAGCGAGCAGGCGAGGGGGGGAGCCAAGCGCGGCGCGCGGGGCTCCAGTCCCCAGGGCAACCGACGCTGAGGTCATGACGCCCCGTTGTTGAGGGGCGGCGATGGCGCGATGATAGTTTAAGTGCTGATTCTTAACGGTGGGGCTATCAGCGGGGGGAGGGCGCTCCGAGGGCTCACACCCTACGGATATGTCGCACGCATCTGGACAGAAGATCTGGGCCGATTCAGAATCGATCCGTACCGCCACTCCTCGGGACTAGAGACCTAACCGCGGTGGGGCAGCCGTTCTAGAAAGTGCTGAATGCCGTACGCATTGCGCGTGTCGAGCGGGGGGGGGGGCCAATTAATATTGCCGTCGAGAGGTGGATGAAGGATCCGTCGAAAAGGCAGATCCGTTGCCAAACTGGTAGATGTCGCTGAACGCAGTATCAAAATTTGGATGAAAGCGGAGCCATAGCGGAAAGTTACATTCATATTATAGTGCTTCTCCCCGTTCTCACTGAGCACAGGTTTCCCGGCGGCATCTAAAATGTAACCCTGCCTCTCTTTGTTGAACATTCCGACCATCGGATTAGCGGGGCCGGGATAGTGCAGGAGGGCTACCTCAATTTCATCTGGTACCTTGCGAGTTTCGTAAAATTCGCGTCGTTCCTTCTGAAGAAAGGCATGAGGCGCCATATTTTGGTCTGCAGTCATAGCCTTCATCGTGAAGTACTGTGCCAACAGCCGCTTTCCGATATCGGTGATCGTGACATCCTCATGCTTTAGCATTGGCTCGAGCCAAGGTCTAACCGCCTCTTCAAGTTGGCTCATCCATCCACCATTGCACTTCTGGCAGACTGTGCGGATGGTTATAGTCTTGACACCACCTTGAGCTTCCTTGTGAGATAGGAGCTCAGTCGGCGAGAGCGCTTTGCCCGCAAAGGCAGTCCTGTAATGGCTCGCATCATCCGGTAAGAGTTGAGCAGCCCACCTTGGCCAAATATGTTCTTTGGTCGCGGTTCCATTTCCGCAAAAGCTGCACAATTTTCGGTGCTGCGTATTACCCTTGGTTCTCGCCATACTGCCAAGCTCTTTCATTGCTCCCAAATACGATGGGAATTTATTTCTCAGTCTCTCCAGTCAGATGAGGGTGGATGGATCAACTTAATATTGCATTTATCGAGCGGCGGTGTCCGGTGTGACACTTGAAATCGAAGACCAAGGAACCGCCGTTCCGTTTTCTGGCTGCGATGGAGGAGCAAGGACAACGCCGACTTCGTCGACAGCCCGCATAATGTATAGTGTGCGTTGTTCCTCATGGTGAAGGGTTACCCAGACCGGGGCAGCATTGATACGCTTTCGAAGCCATTCTTGGAGATATTCAAGCATCAATGGCTCCTCTTTCGGAGGATTCTTATCAGACGAGGGCGATTCTTGTAAGTGCCATGTTGCCAGGCGTTTCATCAGCTTCCTCGATCAGCCAATCAGTTAGAGAATCCTGGCGATCCAGGGACTGCTCCTCCCGTTCTCAGGAAGCGGGAGAGGGCTGCGCCGGCGCGGCCGGCTGATAGTCGTCATAGGCGATGATTTCCTCGCCCGCCCAGTCGTTCAGCTCCAGCGTGCGGGTCTGCAGCGGCACGATCTCGTTGTCGAAAAAGACGTCCGTCGCGGTGCGCACGTCGCCAAAGCCGCCGTTGTTCTGGGGGATCACGCCGAGCAGCTGGGGCGGCACGCGATGGGCGGCGAGGATGTCATCGCGCGTAGTGCCCTTGATGCCGAGGAACTCGTCCTTCGCAGCGACCTCGCTGATCGGGATGATCTGGACGCCGTCCTTCTTGCCGTTCGGGGCATTGATGAAGAGATTGCGGAAGTTGCCCGGCCCCTTCGATTTGCGCAGCGCCTCGCGGATGTCGTCCACGTCCTGATTGTCGATGGTGGCCTCGGAAAGGTAAAATACGAAGCCAGCGTGGCTTCCGTTGAGATAATAGCGCCGGCGGAACAGCGTCGCGCCTTCGTTCAGAAAGGCGCTCTGCATGGCAGAGAGATATTCGGGCAGACCATAGATCTCCTGCGCGACGTCCGGTTCGGAGAGCTGGAACATGCTGCCCCGGGCGAACTCATGGACCTGCCCCAAGCGCCCCCAATTGCCTTTGGGGAGGAAGTAGAATTGCCCATCATCGCGCCCGCGCCGCGTGTAGAGGGACAGGCTATGCTTGAGCGCCATGGGGCGGCCCGCGAGGTTATCGACGCGCTCGAGATAGGCGTTGCCCATAACGAGGAAGTCCAGCGCCCACTTTCCGAAATCGCCGCGCCCCAGCAGCCTGTGCGGGCGGAAATGGCGTAACAGCAGGTTGCGCTTGACGATGATGGCGCTCGAATGGTGCGGGCTCACCCGGTAGCAGCGCGCCAGCGCCCGCAGCGGCACCGGCGGTTCGAACCATTTGCCGTTCCAGAGGCTCTCGACATGGTCCAGCAGTTCCCGCCGGTCCAGGACGCTCTCCGCGTCGCCGAAGGTGAAGAGCTTCGCGCCGCCCGCCGTCTCGATCAGGTCGTTCATAGGATCTCCATTCTGCCTTGTCCGCGAGGGGCCGAGCCGTCCATCGGCTCGCAATAAAGTGCGTGGAGCAGCGCCCAGGCGAGATCGCCGTGCCCGGTCGCCTCGCTGCGCCGCGCCACATAAGTGAGCTGTTTCTGGCCCTTGGT
Proteins encoded:
- a CDS encoding flagellar basal body P-ring protein FlgI codes for the protein MISRITPVLGRLAGWIVAIAVVAGLQLVAPQAHAERIKDLGAFEGLRSNQLVGYGVVVGLAGTGDDSLDYATQGIKGVISRFGLTLPPGINPALKNAAAVMVTAELPAFAKPGQRLDVTVSALGKAKSLRGGTLVLTPLRGADGEIYGMAQGNLAVGGLGVSGADGSQLSVNVPSAGRIPSGASVERAVETGFDTSPALTFNLADADLTTALRVADAINLAFGDQRAKALDGVSIAVAAPQGAESRIMMMGLIENIEVRPADPPARVIVNARSGTVVINGSVRISPAAVSHGKLTVSVNEAPRVVQPAPFSRGETAVEQSSAISAAEERNPMFLFKGGASLADIVKAVNAVGASPSDLVEILGALKQAGAMKAELEVI
- a CDS encoding rod-binding protein — translated: MTQIAALSAASRPTAAAPASSEREQLAQAARAFEAVFMRQLLGTMRSASLGEDVAGSAAVDQFRELADARLSDSMSQQGNLGIAELILQQLDRKP
- the flgK gene encoding flagellar hook-associated protein FlgK, with translation MTVSDLFQIGVSGARSYQAAMGAVSNNIANTDTPGYSRRTIEVKESPSGAGTTIWYRSGIAYGGAMIGQVLRASDPYLDSAARHTGNALGSVDQRARWMNDIQTALNDGTLGVGQRMTAMFSAVERLASNPTDTTLRADVLFSFEQINTAFKQSHGDLVAIRDSIGQAATSDVAALNDALQQLATANEGLRRSQEGTSAHVSLLDSRDQALFEITKRLNVTIEFGANDVANVKYGSETLVENVSATQIFVTQDADGLLHFQAGDAGPTGTPIADPAGGSLGGLTSSAKITKERIEAVNDLAAEYVEVINDWHMQGQTADGTPGAAMLSIGADAASLQVLITDPAGVAGASAPGAINGNLLAITAIRGSGSVEDKWLSLISTHGNLVSATFAEQTAASNRDQMAQAARADVSGVNLDREAADLLRLQQAYQACARVIQVAREITDSLFAIF
- a CDS encoding flagellin, whose amino-acid sequence is MVFITTQSINAEILRQQRMAKEIANEQAKVSSGQKINQPSDNPQDWVQISLVGRQQSINQAWQSNLTFAESRATKASTNLNDINNLMTRVTDLLVTSTSTGDGSPGREAVAQELEGIRATINELLNQKDYQGQPVFDETTTVNVPVGMGISVESVPTRQSIAENAVGTKSLEDVLADAIAAVKTGTADDRSAALNDARTALDHVIVAQSLQGVRSQRLENIGDRLSSQSLALTERRSGLADTDLTETITTLQNKLITLEAAQAAFARINRQSLFDLIS
- the motA gene encoding flagellar motor stator protein MotA, which encodes MFAGVGLVVLLVMVFGGFMLTGGNIGPVLHALPHEMLIIGGAAVGALIIGNSGADLKALLGGLMKVFKGPKYKKQDYLDCIFLVSKLMKTLRVEGPVALEPHIEDPKNSAIFAEYPRLLTDSALIHLICDTLRLVVVSSGTLDPHAVEDVMDNALKTHHHEAIRPADNLQGLADALPALGIVAAVLGVVKTMGSIDKPPEILGAMIGSALVGTFLGVLLAYGMVGPFASRCRQVIEADASIYQVVKQIIIASLHGHPQPLVIEAARSNLSHANQPAFAEVFDGMRGR
- a CDS encoding flagellar motor protein MotB, whose translation is MAQPAKKPANEPEPRPIIVKKIIADGHGGHHGGAWKVAYADFVTAMMAFFLLMWLLGATTEKQRKGLADYFTPTLVQMKMDSTGSNGLFGGDSLVAKENHPTTGGQGNLAITIPRDATGVRDVGGDDLKDRDRQKFEQLKRVIEKKIAEAKALQHLKRHVKFTETREGLRIDLIDEADFAMFAMGTDKLVPQARELLAQVARVVAGVPNGVIVRGHTDSLPYASGRNMNNWLLSSSRAEATRAVLAQNGIDNDRFQRIEGVADREPFVSDDRYDPRNRRMSVVLAWSQSDSGRKAAAAAQGDYPVDPVQAQRRGLLRDDRVARAEAEVRGMDLGGTALPKGALVMNEEALPKRSATTPPGMSDVTARQKAASGGSAE
- a CDS encoding ATP-binding protein, whose translation is MSWRQRLSLGWFRPRTLAGQTILVVAASLFMVQLIGFLIYYATQRNQWITVAAAPGVIRILEALDSSERTEPWQRIRAARGLLLSAQPPPRRGEDAPEVAQRASELFRSAGLAPLEVRAAIDEPRRRNRLAEILPGDRRGGRARLQVQLSVQLQPNRWVTVFTRAAPIDQPILQRIVVQTLFVYGIVLIPLVWFTRRLAAPLRALTSATARVGTPEGAPPVPEIGPDDVRGLAASFNAMQDRIRSMLEEKDHMLGAIGHDLRTPLTALRVRVETAAEGPDRDRMVATIEEMQKMLDDILSLARVGRDREPPQRVDLAALADAALDDFEDTGAPVTRGEMLRAVATVHPRAIRRALTNLIENAVKYGGRAHVSVHVERGRAVLAVTDEGPGIPEERIQEMLQPFTRMEESRSRDTGGTGLGLAIVRAVASAEGGRLNLTNRPEGGLRAELILPLTR
- a CDS encoding response regulator, which produces MSPRPHLLLVDDEAAIREPLGAYLQRAGFRVSEAPNAAEARRILASSAIELVVLDIMMPGEDGLSLCRSIREQGELPVILLTARTEETDRIVGLEMGADDYVLKPFSPRELVARIKTILRRAAGAGASARESQNSAALYRFEGWTLRADDWTLTGPDEVVIPLSTADFRLLHAFVTHPRQVLSRDQLLDLTQGREAHAFDRSIDNQISRLRRKLEDDARSPVLIKTVWGGGYMFSADVIRE
- a CDS encoding EF-hand domain-containing protein — protein: MSLRPTLLLIGAGLLSLGAAANAQPPGDRAGARHAPMDRSQVQARLEKHFDALDLNKDGTVTPEERKAGRTQMRETMRAHMFARLDADKNGSISKDEFAAAKGQHRKDPGEAGKMRRHPGAMSGMPMHHQLAAYKDKSLTRSQFVELGLGMFDRVDTDRDGKISPAEHKAAREAMRDRPTAARKPMSPPPGQ
- a CDS encoding phage portal protein; its protein translation is MNDLIETAGGAKLFTFGDAESVLDRRELLDHVESLWNGKWFEPPVPLRALARCYRVSPHHSSAIIVKRNLLLRHFRPHRLLGRGDFGKWALDFLVMGNAYLERVDNLAGRPMALKHSLSLYTRRGRDDGQFYFLPKGNWGRLGQVHEFARGSMFQLSEPDVAQEIYGLPEYLSAMQSAFLNEGATLFRRRYYLNGSHAGFVFYLSEATIDNQDVDDIREALRKSKGPGNFRNLFINAPNGKKDGVQIIPISEVAAKDEFLGIKGTTRDDILAAHRVPPQLLGVIPQNNGGFGDVRTATDVFFDNEIVPLQTRTLELNDWAGEEIIAYDDYQPAAPAQPSPAS